A stretch of the Ptiloglossa arizonensis isolate GNS036 chromosome 1, iyPtiAriz1_principal, whole genome shotgun sequence genome encodes the following:
- the LOC143154244 gene encoding uncharacterized protein LOC143154244 isoform X1, with translation MAEISNSTVFTNDASSTGASDLLQQAFQQVVDDDDHDNEFVAFLQNDDNDSETIHLTPEQAAALGLTFEVNSNEEVMYQHDQDIATSHTQENMSIKNGINIQDQNSLSPQNSITIDQLNYQTEEVQKSNDNELIKTECIDFQEWHMQKVSESEQLQDQVVENDLSLEEINLSNQNHESQQIIQHQNNLIQQNSGTQTIVLEQTKIHAIKADVAHVKNIHENDLQYTIDDSVAQNQLNTVPNSQAQILQKLPVILPSSQFIIKPAQTILKPTKNIRLLQGSNKLTNTTINPIHTVHSLNTSSNPNSVLLSKAAIINNLSSQIIKATPITAQLLNTSGISAQLLNTSQILTGACEIQNQSVSTAHITNAIVNTTSGATQNLVTSQIRLSPIVKTSQPLQRGNIQQFLTPVLKGASNMVSKSNQILTNTSIAAAIPTQLLKSVQIPSQLVKTKTTIGKKTIATTGIPKTTINSNTPVVLRTTSIVKTQDLKAATNSTSILKPTQISSTPISILKPQAKIAFNNSTKQSVTIAAQNVSNTSNNSQKTSVTQQSGTFECAKSAQNDTIKQKLNLVVNGTNLKANKKAKSTSVKSTTIINESTDASKPLGSSENPIQIVQQGQTFHSMQRLTPTQLKQIAHVLQQRSQEAAASNEKVVYRVVFPEELDLRIRNPGNLLKNRGGKRGRPKKSAIRPSLLPPKPPPIPDEEQEELKDERKKVVARTRSGRLSRPPRHMVRDYKHLHHLDFLQPDLDDSDGGYSDYNTNNDKLEEEESPKELLTGLEVPKRKISDHFRCPTCNKIYLGRTRMARHFEMHPDHGSPEQLPPPTPEPELKQSTGQDPLKRKGKKRGPWAYVTPEAKSERRQIKLREAISVCEDLEIIKIAAKPVLNAQSLFDLLVLKSENNVRNFLDELKKLMSKVREKAGNMLTIANSSEESNKDLIDISEESLCDALGLNPGLYRINSDALKKVDTPACSTYDTTEPPLKLQKTDNSEDAKENVEERMSSGFSESSDLSVSDFLTDRRTDSVTNPTCPEVLSALTLMRRNPSPVNNTESNKSNNISKLLISNPEIQSQISDNPGFQKVDINSPKVSSYQNTESHKESFTKLGNSLGSSNFCKVENNYDQSKLEHIEQAFIKLEPTDQGFVKLEDGAMGAYPKQDSNFEKMQNGLNNLENGSQNFAKGFQKLVSKIIPMTSSDITCAKTQSAPLDTGSCKIMPATSGCKISDSIPILQDTVPIISSNCDTSIFGSAENLDMSKIAQYDHIAHLDILNTSGVIDKNLLIDEKLVEQLHLVDQSNLVDELVSERLKNIMPDNILENNLIPNNTNLDTDLDFDALSEEFNRNTRS, from the exons ATGGCAGAAATTTCGAATTCTACTGTGTTTACAAACGATGCATCCTCTACTGGTGCTTCTGATCTTCTTCAACAAGCGTTTCAGCAAGTTGTTGACGATGATGATCACGACAACGAATTTGTCGCATTTTTACAAAACGATGATAATGATTCTGAAACCATTCATTTAACGCCTGAACAAGCGGCGGCCTTAGGTCTAACCTTCGAGGTAAACTCAAACGAAGAGGTTATGTATCAACATGATCAAGATATTGCTACTTCACACACGCAAGAAAATATGTCTATAAAAAATGGCATTAATATACAGGATCAAAATTCATTATCTCCTCAGAATTCTATAACAATTGATCAGTTAAACTATCAAACAGAAGAAGTACAAAAATCCAATGATAACGAATTGATTAAAACAGAATGTATTGATTTTCAAGAATGGCATATGCAAAAGGTTTCTGAGAGCGAACAACTTCAAGATCAAGTAGTTGAAAATGACTTATCTTTGGAAGAAATAAACTTGAGTAATCAAAATCATGAATCTCAACAAATAATCCAACATCAAAATAATCTGATTCAACAAAATTCAGGTACTCAGACGATAGTTTTGGAACAAACTAAAATACATGCAATAAAGGCTGATGTTGCGCATGTCAAGAACATCCATGAAAATGATCTGCAATATACTATCGACGATAGTGTAGCACAAAATCAACTTAATACAGTACCTAATTCTCAGGCGCAAATCTTACAAAAACTACCTGTGATTCTACCATCTTcacaatttattataaaaccTGCACAAACTATTCTAAAGCCAACTAAAAACATTCGATTGCTTCAAGGTTCGAATAAACTTACTAACACAACAATTAATCCCATTCATACTGTACATTCACTCAATACTAGTTCAAATCCTAATTCTGTGTTATTGTCAAAAGctgcaataataaataatttatcatcaCAAATAATAAAAGCTACTCCTATAACAGCTCAGTTGTTAAATACCAGTGGTATATCTGCACAATTGTTAAATACCTCTCAGATTTTAACAGGTGCCTGTGAAATACAAAATCAGTCTGTCAGTACAGCGCATATTACTAATGCCATAGTAAATACTACATCTGGAGCAACACAAAATCTTGTTACTTCACAAATACGTTTATCACCTATTGTAAAAACATCACAACCTCTCCAAAGAGGAAATATTCAACAGTTTTTAACTCCGGTGCTAAAAGGTGCATCAAATATGGTTTCAAAGTCTAATCAAATTTTAACTAATACCAGCATAGCAGCAGCTATTCCTACGCAACTCTTAAAATCAGTACAAATTCCTTCTCAGTTAGTTAAAACAAAAACCACAATTGGCAAGAAAACAATAGCAACAACTGGAATACCAAAAACTACGATTAATTCTAATACACCAGTTGTACTTCGAACTACATCAATTGTTAAAACTCAAGATTTAAAAGCAGCAACGAATTCCACATCCATCTTAAAACCAACTCAAATATCTTCGACACCTATATCTATCTTGAAACCTCAAGCAAAAATAGCATTTAATAATTCGACTAAACAGAGTGTAACTATTGCAGCTCAAAATGTTTCTAATACCTCAAATAACTCCCAAAAAACATCTGTAACACAACAAAGTGGTACATTTGAATGTGCTAAATCAGCACAGAATGATACTATTAAACAAAAACTTAATCTTGTAGTAAATGGCACAAATCTTAAAGCAAATAAAAAAGCTAAGAGTACTTCTGTTAAATCTACAACAATAATAAATGAATCTACGGATGCATCCAAGCCATTAGGTTCTAGCGAAAATCCAATACAAATAGTTCAACAaggtcaaacatttcatag tATGCAACGTTTAACACCAACACAATTGAAACAAATTGCTCACGTTTTGCAACAGCGCAGTCAAGAAGCAGCTGCCTCAAACGAAAAAGTTGTGTATAG GGTTGTATTTCCCGAAGAACTGGATTTGCGAATTAGAAATCCAGGAAACTTGTTAAAAAATCGTGGTGGAAAAAGAGGTAGACCAAAAAAAAGTGCTATTAGACCTTCTTTACTTCCACCTAAACCACCACCAATTCCTgatgaagaacaagaagaattgAAG gatgaaagaaaaaaagttgtAGCAAGAACACGGTCTGGTAGACTTTCTCGGCCCCCTAGACATATGGTGCGAGATTATAAACATTTACACCATTTAGATTTCTTGCAACCTGATTTAGATGATTCAGATGGTGGTTATAGTGATTATAATACTAATAACGATAAGCTTGAGGAAGAAGAATCACCTAAAGAATTATTAACAGGATTAGAAGTACCAAAAAGGAAAATATCGGATCATTTCAGGTGCCCTAcgtgtaataaaatatatttagggCGCACTCGTATGGCAAGACATTTTGAAATGCACCCTGATCATGGCAGTCCTGAGCAATTACCTCCTCCAACCCCTGAACCTGAATTAAAACAAAGTACCGGACAAGATCCCTTGAAACGTAAAGGAAAAAAGCGAGGCCCTTGGGCTTATGTCACACCAGAAGCCAAGTCAGAAAGACGCCAGATAAAATTGAGAGAAGCAATTTCTGTGTGTGAAGatcttgaaataataaaaatagctgCAAAGCCAGTACTTAACGCACAGTCATTGTTTGATTTACTAGTATTAAAATCCGAAAATAATGTAAGAAATTTTTTggacgaattaaaaaaattaatgagcAAAGTACGGGAAAAAGCTGGAAATATGTTAACAATTGCAAATAGTAGTGAAGAATCGAATAAGGATTTAATTGATATTAGTGAAGAATCACTTTGTGATGCTTTAGGTCTTAATCCTGGTTTATATAGGATTAACAGTGATGCTCTGAAAAAGGTTGATACTCCTGCCTGTAGCACCTACGATACTACAGAACCTCCTCTTAAACTTCAAAAAACAGATAATTCTGAAGATGCTAAAGAAAATGTAGAAGAACGAATGTCTAGTGGTTTTTCAGAAAGTTCAGATCTCAGTGTCTCAGACTTTTTAACTGATAGAAGAACTGATTCTGTAACAAATCCAACTTGTCCAGAAGTGTTGTCAGCTTTAACACTGATGCGAAGAAATCCCAGTCCTGTAAATAATACGGAAAGTAATAAATCCAACAATATCTCAAAACTTTTAATTTCAAATCCAGAGATTCAAAGCCAAATTTCAGATAATCCTGGTTTTCAGAAAGTGGATATCAATTCACCAAAAGTTTCAAGTTATCAAAACACAGAGTCTCACAAAGAAAGTTTTACAAAACTAGGAAACAGTTTAGGATCATCAAATTTCTGTAAAGTTGAGAATAATTACGATCAATCTAAGTTAGAGCATATAGAGCAAGCTTTCATAAAATTGGAACCAACAGATCAGGGATTTGTTAAACTAGAAGATGGTGCTATGGGAGCTTATCCAAAACAagattcaaattttgaaaaaatgcaAAATGGCTTGAATAACTTGGAGAATGGGTCTCAAAACTTTGCTAAAGGATTCCAAAAACTGGTGTCTAAAATAATTCCTATGACTTCGTCTGATATAACTTGTGCTAAAACTCAGTCAGCACCATTAGATACAGGTTCTTGTAAGATAATGCCTGCCACTTCTGGTTGTAAAATTTCAGATAGCATACCTATACTTCAGGATACAGTACCAATAATTTCCAGTAATTGTGATACTAGTATATTTGGTAGTGCAGAAAATTTAGACATGTCAAAAATAGCTCAATACGATCACATTGCACATTtagatattttaaatacaagTGGAGTGATAGATAAAAACTTATTAATTGATGAAAAGTTAGTTGAACAATTGCACCTAGTAGATCAATCAAATTTAGTTGATGAACTAGTTTctgaacgattaaaaaatattatgccagataatattttggaaaacaatttgataccaaataatacaaatttagaTACGGATCTCGATTTTGATGCATTAAGTGAAGAGTTTAATAGAAATACCAGAAGTTGA
- the LOC143154244 gene encoding uncharacterized protein LOC143154244 isoform X2, with the protein MAEISNSTVFTNDASSTGASDLLQQAFQQVVDDDDHDNEFVAFLQNDDNDSETIHLTPEQAAALGLTFEVNSNEEVMYQHDQDIATSHTQENMSIKNGINIQDQNSLSPQNSITIDQLNYQTEEVQKSNDNELIKTECIDFQEWHMQKVSESEQLQDQVVENDLSLEEINLSNQNHESQQIIQHQNNLIQQNSGTQTIVLEQTKIHAIKADVAHVKNIHENDLQYTIDDSVAQNQLNTVPNSQAQILQKLPVILPSSQFIIKPAQTILKPTKNIRLLQGSNKLTNTTINPIHTVHSLNTSSNPNSVLLSKAAIINNLSSQIIKATPITAQLLNTSGISAQLLNTSQILTGACEIQNQSVSTAHITNAIVNTTSGATQNLVTSQIRLSPIVKTSQPLQRGNIQQFLTPVLKGASNMVSKSNQILTNTSIAAAIPTQLLKSVQIPSQLVKTKTTIGKKTIATTGIPKTTINSNTPVVLRTTSIVKTQDLKAATNSTSILKPTQISSTPISILKPQAKIAFNNSTKQSVTIAAQNVSNTSNNSQKTSVTQQSGTFECAKSAQNDTIKQKLNLVVNGTNLKANKKAKSTSVKSTTIINESTDASKPLGSSENPIQIVQQGQTFHSMQRLTPTQLKQIAHVLQQRSQEAAASNEKVVYRVVFPEELDLRIRNPGNLLKNRGGKRGRPKKSAIRPSLLPPKPPPIPDEEQEELKDERKKVVARTRSGRLSRPPRHMVRDYKHLHHLDFLQPDLDDSDGGYSDYNTNNDKLEEEESPKELLTGLEVPKRKISDHFRCPTCNKIYLGRTRMARHFEMHPDHGSPEQLPPPTPEPELKQSTGQDPLKRKGKKRGPWAYVTPEAKSERRQIKLREAISVCEDLEIIKIAAKPVLNAQSLFDLLVLKSENNVRNFLDELKKLMSKVREKAGNMLTIANSSEESNKDLIDISEESLCDALGLNPGLYRINSDALKKVDTPACSTYDTTEPPLKLQKTDNSEDAKENVEERMSSGFSESSDLSVSDFLTDRRTDSVTNPTCPEVLSALTLMRRNPSPVNNTEKSGYQFTKSFKLSKHRVSQRKFYKTRKQFRIIKFL; encoded by the exons ATGGCAGAAATTTCGAATTCTACTGTGTTTACAAACGATGCATCCTCTACTGGTGCTTCTGATCTTCTTCAACAAGCGTTTCAGCAAGTTGTTGACGATGATGATCACGACAACGAATTTGTCGCATTTTTACAAAACGATGATAATGATTCTGAAACCATTCATTTAACGCCTGAACAAGCGGCGGCCTTAGGTCTAACCTTCGAGGTAAACTCAAACGAAGAGGTTATGTATCAACATGATCAAGATATTGCTACTTCACACACGCAAGAAAATATGTCTATAAAAAATGGCATTAATATACAGGATCAAAATTCATTATCTCCTCAGAATTCTATAACAATTGATCAGTTAAACTATCAAACAGAAGAAGTACAAAAATCCAATGATAACGAATTGATTAAAACAGAATGTATTGATTTTCAAGAATGGCATATGCAAAAGGTTTCTGAGAGCGAACAACTTCAAGATCAAGTAGTTGAAAATGACTTATCTTTGGAAGAAATAAACTTGAGTAATCAAAATCATGAATCTCAACAAATAATCCAACATCAAAATAATCTGATTCAACAAAATTCAGGTACTCAGACGATAGTTTTGGAACAAACTAAAATACATGCAATAAAGGCTGATGTTGCGCATGTCAAGAACATCCATGAAAATGATCTGCAATATACTATCGACGATAGTGTAGCACAAAATCAACTTAATACAGTACCTAATTCTCAGGCGCAAATCTTACAAAAACTACCTGTGATTCTACCATCTTcacaatttattataaaaccTGCACAAACTATTCTAAAGCCAACTAAAAACATTCGATTGCTTCAAGGTTCGAATAAACTTACTAACACAACAATTAATCCCATTCATACTGTACATTCACTCAATACTAGTTCAAATCCTAATTCTGTGTTATTGTCAAAAGctgcaataataaataatttatcatcaCAAATAATAAAAGCTACTCCTATAACAGCTCAGTTGTTAAATACCAGTGGTATATCTGCACAATTGTTAAATACCTCTCAGATTTTAACAGGTGCCTGTGAAATACAAAATCAGTCTGTCAGTACAGCGCATATTACTAATGCCATAGTAAATACTACATCTGGAGCAACACAAAATCTTGTTACTTCACAAATACGTTTATCACCTATTGTAAAAACATCACAACCTCTCCAAAGAGGAAATATTCAACAGTTTTTAACTCCGGTGCTAAAAGGTGCATCAAATATGGTTTCAAAGTCTAATCAAATTTTAACTAATACCAGCATAGCAGCAGCTATTCCTACGCAACTCTTAAAATCAGTACAAATTCCTTCTCAGTTAGTTAAAACAAAAACCACAATTGGCAAGAAAACAATAGCAACAACTGGAATACCAAAAACTACGATTAATTCTAATACACCAGTTGTACTTCGAACTACATCAATTGTTAAAACTCAAGATTTAAAAGCAGCAACGAATTCCACATCCATCTTAAAACCAACTCAAATATCTTCGACACCTATATCTATCTTGAAACCTCAAGCAAAAATAGCATTTAATAATTCGACTAAACAGAGTGTAACTATTGCAGCTCAAAATGTTTCTAATACCTCAAATAACTCCCAAAAAACATCTGTAACACAACAAAGTGGTACATTTGAATGTGCTAAATCAGCACAGAATGATACTATTAAACAAAAACTTAATCTTGTAGTAAATGGCACAAATCTTAAAGCAAATAAAAAAGCTAAGAGTACTTCTGTTAAATCTACAACAATAATAAATGAATCTACGGATGCATCCAAGCCATTAGGTTCTAGCGAAAATCCAATACAAATAGTTCAACAaggtcaaacatttcatag tATGCAACGTTTAACACCAACACAATTGAAACAAATTGCTCACGTTTTGCAACAGCGCAGTCAAGAAGCAGCTGCCTCAAACGAAAAAGTTGTGTATAG GGTTGTATTTCCCGAAGAACTGGATTTGCGAATTAGAAATCCAGGAAACTTGTTAAAAAATCGTGGTGGAAAAAGAGGTAGACCAAAAAAAAGTGCTATTAGACCTTCTTTACTTCCACCTAAACCACCACCAATTCCTgatgaagaacaagaagaattgAAG gatgaaagaaaaaaagttgtAGCAAGAACACGGTCTGGTAGACTTTCTCGGCCCCCTAGACATATGGTGCGAGATTATAAACATTTACACCATTTAGATTTCTTGCAACCTGATTTAGATGATTCAGATGGTGGTTATAGTGATTATAATACTAATAACGATAAGCTTGAGGAAGAAGAATCACCTAAAGAATTATTAACAGGATTAGAAGTACCAAAAAGGAAAATATCGGATCATTTCAGGTGCCCTAcgtgtaataaaatatatttagggCGCACTCGTATGGCAAGACATTTTGAAATGCACCCTGATCATGGCAGTCCTGAGCAATTACCTCCTCCAACCCCTGAACCTGAATTAAAACAAAGTACCGGACAAGATCCCTTGAAACGTAAAGGAAAAAAGCGAGGCCCTTGGGCTTATGTCACACCAGAAGCCAAGTCAGAAAGACGCCAGATAAAATTGAGAGAAGCAATTTCTGTGTGTGAAGatcttgaaataataaaaatagctgCAAAGCCAGTACTTAACGCACAGTCATTGTTTGATTTACTAGTATTAAAATCCGAAAATAATGTAAGAAATTTTTTggacgaattaaaaaaattaatgagcAAAGTACGGGAAAAAGCTGGAAATATGTTAACAATTGCAAATAGTAGTGAAGAATCGAATAAGGATTTAATTGATATTAGTGAAGAATCACTTTGTGATGCTTTAGGTCTTAATCCTGGTTTATATAGGATTAACAGTGATGCTCTGAAAAAGGTTGATACTCCTGCCTGTAGCACCTACGATACTACAGAACCTCCTCTTAAACTTCAAAAAACAGATAATTCTGAAGATGCTAAAGAAAATGTAGAAGAACGAATGTCTAGTGGTTTTTCAGAAAGTTCAGATCTCAGTGTCTCAGACTTTTTAACTGATAGAAGAACTGATTCTGTAACAAATCCAACTTGTCCAGAAGTGTTGTCAGCTTTAACACTGATGCGAAGAAATCCCAGTCCTGTAAATAATACGGAAA AAAGTGGATATCAATTCACCAAAAGTTTCAAGTTATCAAAACACAGAGTCTCACAAAGAAAGTTTTACAAAACTAGGAAACAGTTTAGGATCATCAAATTTCTGTAA
- the LOC143154299 gene encoding cyclin-dependent kinase 2-interacting protein-like isoform X2 — MFINMTMLIKDLYTRRMNKEQFSPIIKPSSAKPPQGRNLVGSARHIRDLVADIHANIQEWNTAHLQGVTLLKHIMLEKRDESYSQTLQELCDNLENVCDESVVKNLAQITHKIKIIISLEKNMDKLFTTWSTVKFGQIAELIHSAYSQEIKVKRQIFEDVAHYYTESLKMLFLATWVHQPLLSSNLTTILESLLIETGHR; from the exons atgtttATTAACATGACAATGCTAATAAAAGACTTGTATACGAGAAGAATGAATAAGGAACAATTTTCTCCGATTATTA AACCTTCGTCTGCAAAACCACCTCAAGGAAGAAATTTAGTAGGTTCTGCTCGACACATACGAGATTTAGTCGCAGATATTCACGCAAATATACAAGAATGGAATACAGCTCATTTACAAGGAGTAACATTACTAAAACATATAATGCTAGAGAAACGGGATGAATCGTATTCTCAAACTCTTCAAGAATTGTGCGATAATCTAGAAAATGTTTGCGAT GAAAGTGTTGTGAAAAATCTTGCTCAAATTACACATAAAATAAAGATAATAATATCTTTAGAGAAAAATATGGACAAGTTATTTACAACATGGTCCACAGTAAAATTTG GACAAATAGCAGAATTAATACACAGTGCATATTCTCAGGAAATTAAAGTAAAGCGACAAATTTTTGAAGATGTAGCACATTATTATACGGAATCTTTGAAAATGTTATTCTTGGCTACCTGGGTACATCAACCACTATTGTCATCAAACCTAACAACAATTTTGGAATCATTATTGATAGAAACTGGTCATAGatag
- the LOC143154299 gene encoding cyclin-dependent kinase 2-interacting protein-like isoform X3: MNKEQFSPIIKPSSAKPPQGRNLVGSARHIRDLVADIHANIQEWNTAHLQGVTLLKHIMLEKRDESYSQTLQELCDNLENVCDVLESVVKNLAQITHKIKIIISLEKNMDKLFTTWSTVKFGQIAELIHSAYSQEIKVKRQIFEDVAHYYTESLKMLFLATWVHQPLLSSNLTTILESLLIETGHR, encoded by the exons ATGAATAAGGAACAATTTTCTCCGATTATTA AACCTTCGTCTGCAAAACCACCTCAAGGAAGAAATTTAGTAGGTTCTGCTCGACACATACGAGATTTAGTCGCAGATATTCACGCAAATATACAAGAATGGAATACAGCTCATTTACAAGGAGTAACATTACTAAAACATATAATGCTAGAGAAACGGGATGAATCGTATTCTCAAACTCTTCAAGAATTGTGCGATAATCTAGAAAATGTTTGCGATGTACTG GAAAGTGTTGTGAAAAATCTTGCTCAAATTACACATAAAATAAAGATAATAATATCTTTAGAGAAAAATATGGACAAGTTATTTACAACATGGTCCACAGTAAAATTTG GACAAATAGCAGAATTAATACACAGTGCATATTCTCAGGAAATTAAAGTAAAGCGACAAATTTTTGAAGATGTAGCACATTATTATACGGAATCTTTGAAAATGTTATTCTTGGCTACCTGGGTACATCAACCACTATTGTCATCAAACCTAACAACAATTTTGGAATCATTATTGATAGAAACTGGTCATAGatag
- the LOC143154299 gene encoding cyclin-dependent kinase 2-interacting protein-like isoform X1, with protein MFINMTMLIKDLYTRRMNKEQFSPIIKPSSAKPPQGRNLVGSARHIRDLVADIHANIQEWNTAHLQGVTLLKHIMLEKRDESYSQTLQELCDNLENVCDVLESVVKNLAQITHKIKIIISLEKNMDKLFTTWSTVKFGQIAELIHSAYSQEIKVKRQIFEDVAHYYTESLKMLFLATWVHQPLLSSNLTTILESLLIETGHR; from the exons atgtttATTAACATGACAATGCTAATAAAAGACTTGTATACGAGAAGAATGAATAAGGAACAATTTTCTCCGATTATTA AACCTTCGTCTGCAAAACCACCTCAAGGAAGAAATTTAGTAGGTTCTGCTCGACACATACGAGATTTAGTCGCAGATATTCACGCAAATATACAAGAATGGAATACAGCTCATTTACAAGGAGTAACATTACTAAAACATATAATGCTAGAGAAACGGGATGAATCGTATTCTCAAACTCTTCAAGAATTGTGCGATAATCTAGAAAATGTTTGCGATGTACTG GAAAGTGTTGTGAAAAATCTTGCTCAAATTACACATAAAATAAAGATAATAATATCTTTAGAGAAAAATATGGACAAGTTATTTACAACATGGTCCACAGTAAAATTTG GACAAATAGCAGAATTAATACACAGTGCATATTCTCAGGAAATTAAAGTAAAGCGACAAATTTTTGAAGATGTAGCACATTATTATACGGAATCTTTGAAAATGTTATTCTTGGCTACCTGGGTACATCAACCACTATTGTCATCAAACCTAACAACAATTTTGGAATCATTATTGATAGAAACTGGTCATAGatag